The following proteins are encoded in a genomic region of Populus nigra chromosome 16, ddPopNigr1.1, whole genome shotgun sequence:
- the LOC133675592 gene encoding dihydrodipicolinate reductase-like protein CRR1, chloroplastic isoform X1: MAALSCHFHFTVHKVSKNVITRPFISCSMQPSQSNIKVVINGAAKEIGRAAVIAVTKARGMEVAGAVDSHFVGEDIGKLCDMEEPLEIPIINDLTMVLGSISQSKETGVVVDFTDPSTVYDNVKQATAFGMRSVVYVPRIKLDSVGALSAFCDKASMGCLIAPTLSIGSILLQQAAITASFHYNNAEIVESKANPIVSDRKNVKKSNSIKQCFFNVFGSQDFPSMDAIQISKNLSNLGQIYNREDISTDVVARGQVIGEDGVRVHSMVLPGLPSSTTVYFSGPGEVYSIKHDITDVQSLMPGLLLAIRKVIRLKNLVYGLEKFL; this comes from the exons ATGGCAGCCCTAAGCTGCCATTTTCATTTCACAGTTCATAAAGTTTCTAAGAATGTGATAACCAGGCCGTTTATCTCCTGCTCAATGCAACCTTCTCAGAGTAATATTAAG GTAGTTATAAATGGAGCAGCAAAGGAAATAGGAAGGGCAGCAGTAATTGCAGTAACTAAGGCAAGAGGAATGGAGGTGGCAGGTGCTGTAGATTCCCATTTTGTTGGAGAAGATATTGGAAAG CTTTGTGACATGGAAGAGCCTCTTGAAATACCAATAATAAATGATCTTACTATGGTATTAGGTTCCATATCTCAG TCAAAAGAAACAGGTGTAGTAGTGGATTTTACTGATCCTTCCACAGTTTATGACAATGTGAAGCAG GCAACAGCATTTGGCATGAGAAGTGTGGTGTATGTTCCTCGGATTAAACTCGACTCGGTTGGAGCATTATCTGCATTCTGTGACAAAGCCAGCATG GGTTGTCTGATTGCACCAACTCTGTCCATTGGTTCTATACTCCTTCAGCAAGCTGCCATTACGGCTTCCTTTCATTACAACAACGCAGAAATTGTTGAATCAAAAGCAAATCCAATAGTAAGTGATAGGAAAAATGTTAAGAAGAGTAATTCAATCaagcaatgtttttttaatgtctttggTTCACAGGATTTTCCGTCAATGGATGCTATTCAGATTTCAAAGAACCTATCTAACCTGGGTCAGATTTACAACAGAGAAGATATATCTACTGATGTTGTG GCAAGAGGCCAAGTTATAGGAGAGGATGGTGTTAGGGTACATAGCATGGTCCTACCAGGGCTACCCTCTAGTACAACTGTTTACTTCTCTGGCCCAGGAGAG GTTTACTCTATCAAACATGATATCACTGATGTGCAATCCCTCATGCCTGGCCTGCTCTTGGCTATCAGAAAGGTCATCCGACTTAAG AATCTAGTGTATGGGTTGGAGAAATTTTTGTGA
- the LOC133675592 gene encoding dihydrodipicolinate reductase-like protein CRR1, chloroplastic isoform X2: protein MAALSCHFHFTVHKVSKNVITRPFISCSMQPSQSNIKVVINGAAKEIGRAAVIAVTKARGMEVAGAVDSHFVGEDIGKLCDMEEPLEIPIINDLTMVLGSISQSKETGVVVDFTDPSTVYDNVKQATAFGMRSVVYVPRIKLDSVGALSAFCDKASMGCLIAPTLSIGSILLQQAAITASFHYNNAEIVESKANPIDFPSMDAIQISKNLSNLGQIYNREDISTDVVARGQVIGEDGVRVHSMVLPGLPSSTTVYFSGPGEVYSIKHDITDVQSLMPGLLLAIRKVIRLKNLVYGLEKFL, encoded by the exons ATGGCAGCCCTAAGCTGCCATTTTCATTTCACAGTTCATAAAGTTTCTAAGAATGTGATAACCAGGCCGTTTATCTCCTGCTCAATGCAACCTTCTCAGAGTAATATTAAG GTAGTTATAAATGGAGCAGCAAAGGAAATAGGAAGGGCAGCAGTAATTGCAGTAACTAAGGCAAGAGGAATGGAGGTGGCAGGTGCTGTAGATTCCCATTTTGTTGGAGAAGATATTGGAAAG CTTTGTGACATGGAAGAGCCTCTTGAAATACCAATAATAAATGATCTTACTATGGTATTAGGTTCCATATCTCAG TCAAAAGAAACAGGTGTAGTAGTGGATTTTACTGATCCTTCCACAGTTTATGACAATGTGAAGCAG GCAACAGCATTTGGCATGAGAAGTGTGGTGTATGTTCCTCGGATTAAACTCGACTCGGTTGGAGCATTATCTGCATTCTGTGACAAAGCCAGCATG GGTTGTCTGATTGCACCAACTCTGTCCATTGGTTCTATACTCCTTCAGCAAGCTGCCATTACGGCTTCCTTTCATTACAACAACGCAGAAATTGTTGAATCAAAAGCAAATCCAATA GATTTTCCGTCAATGGATGCTATTCAGATTTCAAAGAACCTATCTAACCTGGGTCAGATTTACAACAGAGAAGATATATCTACTGATGTTGTG GCAAGAGGCCAAGTTATAGGAGAGGATGGTGTTAGGGTACATAGCATGGTCCTACCAGGGCTACCCTCTAGTACAACTGTTTACTTCTCTGGCCCAGGAGAG GTTTACTCTATCAAACATGATATCACTGATGTGCAATCCCTCATGCCTGGCCTGCTCTTGGCTATCAGAAAGGTCATCCGACTTAAG AATCTAGTGTATGGGTTGGAGAAATTTTTGTGA
- the LOC133675746 gene encoding BAG family molecular chaperone regulator 1-like has protein sequence MMRMKTAKTTGLSQMNGGSAGGGAGGEWEVRPGGMLVQKRSPDSDRTSIPPPTIRVKVKYGSTHHEINISSQATFGELKKMLSGPTGLHHQDQKLIYKDKERDSKAFLDISGVKDKSKMVLVEDPISQEKRFLELRKNAKMEKASKSISEISFEVDRLAGQVSALESVITRGGKVAEKTVLNLIELLMNQLLKLDGIMVDGDVKLQRKMQVKRVQRYVETLDMLKIKNSMANENGEQIKNPVPNGNGNHAPTQQQHHKHSNGQKLAPIQERQPRYTNGHSLLPIEEEQPRHSFDNLPIHQQEQPPRHSASGAVVVTTQWETFDSMPALVPVPSTSMSTPATNNPAHHQPKFPWDFFN, from the exons atgatgagAATGAAGACTGCTAAAACAACAGGGCTGTCACAGATGAATGGTGGTTCAGCCGGTGGTGGTGCTGGAGGTGAGTGGGAGGTGAGACCAGGAGGAATGTTGGTCCAGAAGAGAAGCCCGGATTCTGATCGGACCTCTATCCCTCCACCGACAATTAGAGTCAAAGTTAAATATGGGTCAACGCATCATGAAATCAATATTAGCTCACAAGCTACATTCG GGGAGTTGAAGAAAATGTTGTCAGGGCCAACAGGATTGCATCACCAAGATCAGAAACTGATTTACAAAGATAAAGAGAGGGATTCAAAGGCATTTCTTGATATTTCTGGAGTTAAGGACAAGTCGAAAATGGTGCTGGTTGAAGACCCGATTAGTCAGGAGAAAAGGTTTCTTGAGTTGAGAAAGAATGCCAAGATGGAGAAGGCTTCAAAATCCATATCAGAAATCAGCTTCGAAGTTGACCGGCTAGCGGGCCAG GTTTCAGCTCTTGAATCAGTAATTACCAGAGGGGGTAAAGTAGCAGAGAAAACTGTGCTTAATTTGATTGAGTTATTGATGAATCAATTGCTGAAACTAGATGGAATTATGGTCGATGGTGATGTCAAATTACAAAGGAAAATGCAG GTTAAAAGAGTGCAAAGGTATGTTGAGACTCTTGATATGTTGAAGATCAAGAATTCCATGGCTAATGAAAATGGAGAACAGATTAAGAATCCCGTGCCTAATGGCAACGGAAACCATGCTCCAACGCAGCAGCAACACCACAAACATTCAAATGGACAAAAACTAGCCCCAATTCAAGAGCGGCAACCAAGGTATACCAATGGACACTCACTACTACCGATTGAAGAAGAACAGCCGCGGCACTCTTTCGATAATTTACCGATCCACCAACAAGAGCAGCCGCCAAGACATTCAGCATCAGGAGCGGTTGTCGTAACCACGCAATGGGAAACATTCGATTCCATGCCAGCGCTAGTGCCGGTTCCCTCAACATCTATGTCCACCCCAGCCACCAATAATCCAGCTCATCATCAGCCCAAGTTCCCTTGGGATTTCTTCAACTGA